gaactgtataggaagagttgACACCTGTGAAAAGTTTctaaagccatgtatatttagcttaaaaaagttacattttatCTAGGATAAAACCCTACAGGGGGTATACATTAAGTACCTTTGTTGTACAGCTTTAGCCTCTGCTGAACTGAGGTGATGGCACCAAGCACCGACAATCTGTTGACTCTGCTTTTTATGTTGGAGGCTGTGCCAAATTCATCTGCCAGCATTTTGTTGACTCTTGCAATTTGGTCCTTTGGTGGAATGATGAGAGAGATCATGCTGGTGCCATTTCTGGGAAAAAGGTGTCAGAAATCTAAATTATAATACCTTTTTACCCTACAACAATCCTCCCTACCTTAAGTTCTTGCAAGGCAGGGatcccccccaccccaaaaaaaaatcataagtaCACTGACATCTTACACAGGATCACCTTTATGGTATTTCCATACCAATAATCAGTTTTACACCCACTCCAAAATCTAAGCATTATTACAAGCTGACAGAATATATAACAATTATTCATACAGAACAGATTATACCAGACCACCCTAATCTCACATGAGAATTATTGCCCAGAGAGTGGTTTAAGTGAAgcaggcaattttttttaaatctgatttTACTCTATAAAAGGTACAGCCTTTAAACGAAAGGGAAGCAAAAGATGGTACAGTGGAGCTTGGAACTTGTAGATCCCATTAAACACGCAGAAGCTCATTCAGCTGGCATACCTTGCTTAGATACTATTTTGTGTCAGTTACATCTTAATGAAAGTAAGAGCTCACCCAAGCAACTGACATTTCagacaataaacaatttaatcTAATTAGTAATTTGatcagtaattttaaaaaaataaaaaagatttttttaaatatgagtAAACCCTGAAATGCAATATGGCAGAAAAGTGCTGTAACAAATCCCTCAACAATGGAAATCGGACTCATAAAATATGCAAAGAGAAATTTTAATGATatgataacatttaaaaaaaacccagttcaTTTAAGTCTATTTATCTTGTTacgaaaaaagttatttctgatgatgattacaaacacatatacactcaAGAAACAATTTAGTGCAACCAATTTTATCACTGTAAAACATGAACTTAAAGACTAGAAATCTACTATACGTGTACACACCTAAGCACATAAACTCCAgccagaaaacattttataacaattCTAAAATCTACCTTCATTAGTTTTACTAGTGGCAATTTGTTTTACACATTGCATTTCTGTGGCTAGATTGCAACAGTGAGAACTTGGTTCTGAGGATCTTGGAACAAATATTAAGAAAGTAGTCTAAGCTGTTCCTGTTTTCTAGGGAGAGGTTGTAGAAGCAGGAAATGTAAAGTGATGAGACTCTGcttgaaggactgatagaactgAGTGAGAATGACAGAACTGAAAGAAACTGGGGTTTCTGTAGGAGAAGGTGCTGCTGGCCCCATTAGAGAATTAAGGTAGATATCCCATTAACCCATTTATGCTGGAATTTTTGAATTTGTGCATGAAATTCGTGCATGTGACCTACAGATATTCAAGGAACAAGAATTTAaagattaaactttttttcaataatgGAACACGAGTCATAAATGGGTTAAGATGGCTATTGAAAATAGTgcctaaatatttgtaagaatttACTCTTGACCACCTCACTATGGATAATACTGTTGCTACATTAGGCTTGTTGGGGACCAGTCATTTTGCCTCACAGTCTAAGACAATTCATCCCAACTGTGTTCACTTCATTTTCCCCCCAGTCAAACATTTCGTTTGTCTTTTAGGCATTCAAGGAAATGTTGTTACACTAGATTACAATATATAGAAGAATACCATCATGAATGTCCATTTTTATTTAAGGATCACCTCTGTTTACATGGTCACTGGTCATCTTGTCTCAAGACCATATCGTCCCACAGCCAGAGTCAAATCATCCCAGCTATGTCAGATCGCCGCAGgcccaaaagaaaaatttatcacTGATGAGACAGGAATAGCTATCAACGTCAAATATTACAGAGCCATACATTGTTCAAATATGAGTAGATGCCTATTTCAGATCTATATGAAGATTTTTTCCAAAACCCAACCCTCTGCATATAGTAATAACAATATAACTGCAAAGAAGATACAATaagcaaaatgtcaaaataaaatgatgacaagatcttcaatataaaaaaatgtttaaaatcatgtttatgcACTATTGTGTAATAAGTTCTCTGTAGAGTATCACTAAACACCTCCCCTTTAATAGTAAAATGGGGACTGAACTTATTACAATGGTGCTATTTAAATTAGGCAGGTGAGCCTGCATATGTACAGTTAAAGCAATGTAtggctcttttggtaatatttggTTAATAATTGGTGATCGATTTGTCCTTTAGGCTGGGGACAATAGCTGGGATGATGTGGTCTGAGATGAAATGACAGGCCCCCATTGACATTTTCatgatttcaaaatgtcatgCTGAACTTTTTACAGCAGAGTTAACTTCTTAATTTATAGAGGCACTTGTTTAAATGCACATTTATAATCTCAATAATTGGACAATCTGCTTATCATCAGGACCAATTTGAGAAAATATATTCTAATACTTTCAGATGTTATGTTTTGATTCTGTGCAGTTTAAAACTGCAGAAAGTCTCTTTACAGCCGATTTCGAAAAATACCGAGCTTTCCTGTCATCTTAAGCCACTTTTGAAACAAATGTATTAATCGCGTGGCACATGACACCGTGAGCTATACCCGATAGTCCTATTTTTAACCAAcgcaaaaaaaatataaaaaattaaaactttgtaCCCTGCTAGTTAAAGATAGTTCAATAACGGCATACCGGTCCATTAAACTAGTTATATGAGCGGGAGGGCAAATTCTACGCCGTAACCATCTATAAAAACCATGTTCCTCTCATTGACTACTAGCCCCTGATTGTCGCGACAATAAAATTCTTCTAAAGTCATACTTTACGCATATGGCAACAGATGAAATACTTTAAACTAGTTCAAACCTTCACACAAAATGCGTAACATATAGTGTATTATTATAAACCAGTCACAAAGACTTGACATATTAGAAAAATTCTCCATTCTTATCTACATGTGTCACGGCCAataaatgacaatgttttaacATCATTTACCCTCTGGCTGCTTCCAAGCTCTTGATCAGCTTCTTAATTTTCCATATTTCGACATTTCTGTCCGCACTGGATTCGCCTTCAATCCCGTTTGTCGCCATTCTTGTAAATGGACACTGCCCTTTCACACGGCGATTTCACCCACGTCCGTATGGTTCTTACTTAGATGTACTACTCCTACACTCTCTAAAATCTAAATCACTCAATCCAAAGATGAAAAACCCCGTAAAAGCTTACATGAGAGGAATTATCAATACGTCTTAATTACACAGTCTATACCAAACAAGTTAACAACAAATGAAGAATCAAGAAAGATTTCAGTTTGTTGAGCAATATTCCAACTGGTCGCATGTCGCCATGTATAGAGCCATGTGAAagacgtgacgtcacgattttgcACATGCCTAGGGGAACTTGCAAGTGTTTGGATGATTGGTTAAAAATGAAGACCTTTCCAAAGAAATATATCGCGCAGTTTCACTTCCGTTGTAATATCTAACTGTTTtccaaataaatatatttaaacataaaaaccaaTCCTTAATAATTTTATAGCAGTCACCAGTTATTCACAATTTTGGCAGCCCATGATTTATTATAACTAATCACAAACTACGTTACATCTCTCTACGTCCTCGCAGACTGCCGGATGAGTATGCCAAAAATGGCAGCGCGCTTATCACacgtgaaaaaaatataaacctgATTAAAATTGTCACTAGTCTTTCAAAATTTTacgaaaacaatttacaaaagcTTTTGTTATTGAACGTTTTTAGGAAGCGGTtgtgtgcagtttgactttcgTAGTTAGCGAATAGCATCGGATCGACATTGAGAAActagcaattttaaaaaaaaatgttgtaaagcaggatttttttttaaaaagaacaccACATTTCGTTAATTAGATGTCTCAAGGATGTATAGTGTTAATGTGTGGTTTGCCAGGCAGCGGCAAGTCCACTTTAGCTTCTATGATGCAGTCTTATGCTGCACAGTACCACATTGGTGACCCAGCTGTCTTCCACATTCCCTATGACAATCTCGTCCCAGTGGAAAGCATTACTGAACTGATTTACCTGAAAACAAACCAGGTGCATAACCTGCAACATTTTCCAGTGTTAGctaatgtttacatttgtgaTGATGGAATACCCATCAAGTTATGCATCGTTTCGCGTCACCTTCATGCTCTGAAACATAATGCAGATGTACAACATTTAAAACCAGAAGATCCAACTGATGTTTGTCcgagatatatatatctgtgttacCAACATTATTATGAGAGTTAAAAAAGGGCCTAGActataacaaaaaagaaaaagcaagaattaGAATATGGTTAAGACACAATCAGCTGGCCATACAAATAgaatttgtttcatattttaaaagagtTACTTCAAAAAGTCACGTTTTCTAGATAAAATTTCAGTGTAATCCgcattgataattttttttatagcgCTGAGTAACTGGATTTAAACGAGTGAATGTAACTGTGGGAATGTCACTGGGTGATTGAAGCATTAGTCTGAGAAGACACACTGACCTGGTGAAACCTAAATCATTTGTATAATTTGTATCACTGTTTACAGGAGGAGGGCTCATCTTGGAAGTCTGTGCGAGGCCAGGTGTTGTCCTGTGTTGACTGCctgttaaattattttctaactCATCTGCATCCTGAGAATGTACAACAGCAATATAATTTGCCTGATACAGAAACGTTGGCAAGCCATGCAATAAAAAGAGATGTGAAAACAGAAAGTTGTAGCTGTAATGACAGCTCAGAATGTAAAAGACTCACAAAACCTGCAGATGTGGATGATATCCTATGGCAAAGGTTCATTGAAGGttttcacaaagatttgtccATCAATAATCTCAATTTTCACAAACAAGAAGGGGTTAAACTACAGTCATGGCTTCTTCTGATTGATGACAACCTGTATTACAGCAGTATGCGCTATGACTACTTTAAATTATCCAGGAAATGTAAGTCTCTATGGCCAGGATTAATGTACAACTTGATTTTGTCATCTGTTATTATCTACTAAAATGCTTTAGGGTACTTCTGATAAAAACTATTCAAAATGCTACAAGGGTTCTAGTTCTTCCTGCCTTTGTCATGGAATAAAATGCTGCCTATGCTACATCAGAATGAATATAATAAAAAGTGTTGCAAAATCAATGTGCAACCAAATTATGCTTTTCTTGCATATTTTCAGACAACCAAGGGCTGTGCATTCTTCACCTGTTTTGTGAATTAGAGATGGCACTAAATAGAAATGCAGCACGGTCAGTGGGCAGGGTAGAGGAAGCTGTCATCAGAGCTATGGGGGAACGATTTGAACCTCCTGATTCTGGCAAACGAACGTGGGAGAAACACAGCTTAACCCTTGATACTTGTACAGCCATTGATCTGTGAGCTTTTGGTCAGAGCACGAGAagatttgtatgtgtgtgtgcatgcatgtttacatgtatttatgcACAGAAAGTAGATGtttgtataaattttgtttaattttatttgttgctttcaAAGAATAAAGGATACGTTTTGCATGACACACAAATTTAAATGGATGCATAGATCTGTCAGTGGTGTTAGGAGATAGTGCACAAGGAATAGAAAAATGAGGAATATAGCTGGTAAACTAAGCATGAACATGCAAATCTATCAAAATTTTAGCAAGAATTAAAAGCTGCATTATGAGATATTTTGAGCAAGCTTGGTAAATGTTAACATGAGGTAGTCTTGTTAGTAGCAAGTGAAGTGTGGAGATCCCACTTATCTTGGGGCCAGGGCCAGAGTTGTGAAAGGTTGGTCACCATCTCATCTTCCTTGCTGCCTTGCCTTTAAGCAGTCGGGTATCCGTTTCAGAGCTGGGTCAATTGGGGAGGTGTATGGCATCATATGGGTTTTAAACCGGCTAGCATGTGTGCCTTTTGGATGTTATTGCTCTTATACCAAGGCTATCTACTTCCCAAGCACAAGGGACATAACTGTTTCTTTTATAAGGGTGAGGGGTCATATTCATCAAGTCTTGATGACTGCAAACTTTCCATGTGTAGCCAAATTCCTAGCCAGCACATTTTCACTTAAGAGGACAACGAGATTCTGGCTCTTAAGAAATCTGTTGATTTCCTTCAGTTCTTAAACTTCTCCTTTcacaaaaatttactttttagtttCATTTCCACTAACTTGTTACCATTTTCTAAGTCACCATTAGAGAGCTTTCTGCCCACCCAGTCTATTTCTTaaaggtgttttatttttttgactcCTAGCTATTTGTAtttaacaaaacagaaataaaagcctTTCAAATAATTTGAGAACAAAATCTGACTTgtatatttttaagattttaagagTTAATAATAATCTTTCTTTCCAGAGATAGCATCTTTCATCTTGTAAATCTGGCGAGAAATGAGCTTCAGCTGAAAAGTCCAGAGGATGAAGAGGGGAAAAACATTAGTCGCTACATTTCTTcaacaaatatgttttatcAAATCGATCAGATCTTGCGCAGATGCATGGCAAAGCAGATGGCTGCATTAAaaggtttgttatttttttcagttaggtTGTTTTAAAGCAGTTAGATATCTTGTGGCTTGGTCATAATGAAAGACATCAAGCTTCACCCTATCTTGTCATATTGGCATATGCACTGGCCACAGTCACACATGGTGATAAAGAACACTACACATACATTGACATAccattcttttattctgtacatatttaatttaatttgtgcacttgtCACAAgtagcatcacgaccaagataggtcgcactctctgTGCTGACCAGTAATGCTTTCTCACAACAAGTAAGCCTAGAGGGGCATCTTTGCTGTTGCAGTTCAAGTTTTCCCTTTGCATCATGAATCTCAAACTATTAGCACCCTAAACTACTCCAATAACTGTTTGTAACAAGGTAATAAATCACTGAATCAAAGAATCACAGTACATCCCAGAAGAGACCACTAATCACTTCCTACACCCAGCTTCCCATTTGGGCCACCTCGGTCAAggctcaacaaaaaaaaataatcaaaggtCTGGCCCTATATTTTGCCTCAGCTGCCCAGGATGATGAATGAATTACACCTAGTCAAATAGCTGTGAGCCCATTGTGATATCAACATAAAAACCTGGTAATTAAGTCCTGGCAGGGCAAGTTTTGCTATTCTATGGCAAGCAAAAATCACTGAGTcttcacatacaaaaatatttcagttatttctCATTGACTGTGAATTTCATAATCACTCAGCTGACCGTTTCCCACTTTAAGTCATATGAAGTTTGATTTTTATGTAAGTAATAATTCAGTTGACCTTAAAGCAATATATGCATGTGCCAATAACCTTGCTTATGGATTTTGCTTTTAACCTAATTTCTTATTAGTCATATGGCAcgaattaatatatttttacattttcagtttttaatatcaacgtaaattttttattacagtGGGCATCATGGCTGATGATTATAATTtggaaaatacaataaagaaacacaaatttgaGTATGGTTGGTTTATTTACCAGGTTCATTGGTATGCAAAGATAAGTTGCAGTACCTTGCATCAAGGCTTTCAGATAACAGGAAAGACCTTCTGGAGAGGTTGAAGAAAGGTGAAATTCCTGTTCCTTTCGATACCACTACAGAATGCATCTCTGA
This sequence is a window from Pomacea canaliculata isolate SZHN2017 linkage group LG5, ASM307304v1, whole genome shotgun sequence. Protein-coding genes within it:
- the LOC112564087 gene encoding L-seryl-tRNA(Sec) kinase-like isoform X1; the encoded protein is MSQGCIVLMCGLPGSGKSTLASMMQSYAAQYHIGDPAVFHIPYDNLVPVESITELIYLKTNQEEGSSWKSVRGQVLSCVDCLLNYFLTHLHPENVQQQYNLPDTETLASHAIKRDVKTESCSCNDSSECKRLTKPADVDDILWQRFIEGFHKDLSINNLNFHKQEGVKLQSWLLLIDDNLYYSSMRYDYFKLSRKYNQGLCILHLFCELEMALNRNAARSVGRVEEAVIRAMGERFEPPDSGKRTWEKHSLTLDTCTAIDLDSIFHLVNLARNELQLKSPEDEEGKNISRYISSTNMFYQIDQILRRCMAKQMAALKGSLVCKDKLQYLASRLSDNRKDLLERLKKGEIPVPFDTTTECISDSSKCSDSKLFIFIEELFEKHCNLT
- the LOC112564087 gene encoding L-seryl-tRNA(Sec) kinase-like isoform X2, which produces MSQGCIVLMCGLPGSGKSTLASMMQSYAAQYHIGDPAVFHIPYDNLVPVESITELIYLKTNQEEGSSWKSVRGQVLSCVDCLLNYFLTHLHPENVQQQYNLPDTETLASHAIKRDVKTESCSCNDSSECKRLTKPADVDDILWQRFIEGFHKDLSINNLNFHKQEGVKLQSWLLLIDDNLYYSSMRYDYFKLSRKYNQGLCILHLFCELEMALNRNAARSVGRVEEAVIRAMGERFEPPDSGKRTWEKHSLTLDTCTAIDLDSIFHLVNLARNELQLKSPEDEEGKNISRYISSTNMFYQIDQILRRCMAKQMAALKVGIMADDYNLENTIKKHKFEYGWFIYQVHWYAKISCSTLHQGFQITGKTFWRG